From the Cololabis saira isolate AMF1-May2022 chromosome 13, fColSai1.1, whole genome shotgun sequence genome, the window CTTTAATCAGCTGCAATGATCTCCATGTCCTGTTATGTGTGACTGGAATAGACGCGTGCTGCATCTGCCaaccttttttaaattaattttcaaGTATAAACGTATGGACACTAGCCCGCTGGGCTAAAGTGCTACAGGGTTGTTACTTTGCTGTATCATTTCCTTTGTGATCATTTGGCCTGGTAAAAGGAATTGGCTTTTACAATTTAATTACAAAGACAAGGCCCGGTGTACCAGTGTCTGCCACATCTGCATTAATGTCATCTCAGCAAGGGGGCAATGTTTTGACACTCATTTTCTCATAAAGGGGCGGACTGTGTGACTaatgttgttttattattaatttttcagGTATCGACTTCAAAATCAGAACAATAGAATTAGATGGAAAGAAGATCAAACTACAGATATGGTAAGAATGATTGATTATGATGGATGCCTGTTAATTAGTACTGATCATCTGGCTTTGATCTACATAGGGAATAAAGTGTAGAGCTTTTActttggagaaaaataaaaaatatcacttattttacatatttatcTTTAAAATGTATCTACAGGTTtaaaagcaaatacaaaaaatatttttgccaaaatacagggaagaggagacatTAGGTAGTGATTGTGTGGGGATTCAGCATAACGAGTATATAAaatggtgtatatatatatatatatatatatatatatatatatatatatatatattatacatacacatatattatttataattgctctggtatatcatttatttataaagctcagctataatattaataatgctcaactatattcatatttataggctgaggtataatattgcaatgaagtgctgtactattttataaggtaataacaggtataatttttttgataaagtaaagcttgctgtcgtttttttcttatttttattttcaagcaaaatagaaacaaggggtaggacctcataagtttttctacttcctccaactccttttCAGGCATGacggtttatttccctttgattttgtttaaatgacagtttatttatattctttttttttgttttttttgtgtaattgttcTTTTatgtatgctcgaaataaagatttcaatcaatcaataaaaaaaaaacaacctaatcTGCAACCCTAACCAGGTGGACAAAACATATTTTGGTGTAATGTTCAACAATTCATAAAAAGACAGTCCAACTCTGAGCATAacattaatttaaatgtttcctGTGCAGGGATACAGCAGGACAGGAGAGGTTCAGGACCATCACGACTGCCTATTACAGAGGAGCCATGGTACGTTGTATTGTTGCCCTTACAAATAGTACAATGGCATAGATTATCCGTTGAAGCTGAACGGGTAATGTGACATTCATCTGGCCTGTCAGCACTGTATTAAAACTTAACCCCGAGCCCCACCTCACATTGTTATTGATGTTAATGTCACACACACCTCTCAGAATCAGAGGTGTGCTAGGTGCATTGTAGTGTTTTTGTTAGTTTCCACTTTAGTTCAAGCTGAACCGCATGCCTCTGTTTCTGAATTTTTATCCTGGAATTCAGCTGCTATGATGTTTAAATTTGAAGAAGACGCGATATACCATGATTAAAAGCAGAAACAGAAAACAACTTGTACTTTCAGAATCTGTTGTAAATTAGTGACATGTTGTCAGGTTACTTTGTTCTCTAAAATCTTGCTGATATCTCCAGGGCATCATGCTAGTGTACGACATTACCAATGAGAAGTCCTTTGACAATATTAGGAACTGGATAAGGAATATAGAAGAGGTAaaacatgattttatttttgctcATGATCTTCTACAATATATACATgttgtgattaaaaaaacatccaaTTTCTATCCAACATCTGCTGACTTCTTTTTCTGTAGCATGCCTCAGCAGATGTGGAGAGAATGGTGCTTGGAAATAAATGTGACGTCAATGACAAGCGACAAGTGTCAAAAGAAAGTGGAGAGAAGGTAGGTGGTTGATCAGTGTGaataatgtatttaaaaagaatGCATACTATTAGCTTCTCACAATTTTGGGTTATACAGTTTTTATCTTTGCCCTATAGTGTTTTTAaaattttcttcttcctctcttgCATCCTTTTATCAGCTGGCGCTGGATTTTGGCATCAAATTCATGGAGACGAGCGCAAAGGCAAACATAAATGTGGAGAATGTGAGTTCACACCTTTCCTGAAAGCTATTAATTCAGTCATATTTGAAAGTTGAGTGTTTGCTAATACCCAAAAGGTGATGGAAAATTCATGTATTATAATTTCACATAATGATGTAATTCAGTGACCTATTTCATAATTATACAAATAAATGCTTTAACAATTTTGTGCAAGTATGTCCTCTCACACAGAGAATTACATGTCTAGAATCATACAGCTTGTTTGCCTTTGTTATATGATTCTGAAAATCCTGGAAACAGAACTCCCTGCACACCTTTTTATTAAACTCAGCATCTGTACATGTCTGAGTACTCTGGTTACCTTTCTGTAACAGTCAGTCCTGGTACCAGCACTTGTATGTCACGTATGAAGTGCATTGACTAGTGGGGGGCTCCCCTTAGATGTTTGATTAACTTGCAGAATGTAGTAAACAGCAATAACATGGTTTAttcctttgttgttgtttttttaataaatggaGCATTTATAGTTGCCATGATGTTGTGAGAAAGTGGATCTCATGCATGAAATCTGATATTGTCCATTGTCTTGAGGCTATGTGAGAACAGCACTTGAGGAACAGTACGGTTAATGGGATCATTCTAAATAATAGCTTTAATCAGCTGGCCTTTCTCCATCAACTTcgttttgatttttgttttgtgacCCCCATAACTACTTCTTTTTGTGGGTAAACGTCATGGTCTTTGCTAAAACCAGGTGGAGCATCTTAGCTGTCTGTAGACTAATGTGTCATTGAGATGATTTGCAGGCCTCTCAGGGCTCTGCTGGTGTGTTTATGGCTGAAAAAGTAGTGCTTTTATCCCCAACTCTCCCAGTATTTCTAAACTAAACCCTTATGTTTTAAGTATTAGTAGTATAGTATCAGTATTTAAGTCCCCAAATGAGAAGCCGCAGTCAGTCAAATTTATGGGCCCCATGAAGGAAACAAGTGGACTGAATCTTCACGGGTTATGAATGGGACAAATTTGATGTGATCCATATAGTTTCAATACAAGCCCCATTTGTTAATTAATATGGGACTGATCACTTACAATTGATTTCTATGGACACAATTTCTATGCACAAATTGTTTACAGCAGGTTTAGCATAGATGACTGTCTGCAGAGAAATGTTATTACTTGGCATTAGCAGCCACCAGTTCCATAATTCAGCAGGCTTAAATGCTCCTGTCTACATGCTGACCCATCTCTCATCCCCATGATGGACTGATTTTCATCTTTAGCAAAGAATTTACAGCCATCCTTTCCTACCTGTTACCCCAGTCCACAATACCTAATAATACAGCACTCATTTTGTTCCCGCCACTCCCATGTTATTACCCCTCAAGGTGGAACAGTGTGTGAAACAGCTGCAGGCTGAAATGTTGCACATTTCTACCTCTGCCATTCACAGAGTAGGGGGGAAAAGGTGCTACAGGGGCCGAACGTACTGGCTTTGTGAATGGGGCTATTGTTTTGGAAAGCTGGAATAGTTAGGAAATATTTTAGGTGGAAAACTGCTGGTTGTGTGGAGTCACGTCTGAGCATCTGTGTGGCCTAGGACACGTAGTGTTTGCACCGCTAAAAGAACGTGTGCGCGAGTTACCCACGTTAGATCTGAATATGGTCTGAGTGATCGGAAAGCATCAAGTgcattaatgtttttttgtgatcTCCACGTGTAGTCGGATCACCCTGGGGACTGAATAAGACCTTTTGATAAAATGTTTTAGGTCAAACTTTCAGTTGTGATGTTGTCCATGCAAATTTACAGAATGACTACTTGTGTG encodes:
- the LOC133458381 gene encoding ras-related protein Rab-8A produces the protein MAKTYDYLFKLLLIGDSGVGKTCVLFRFSEDAFNSTFISTIGIDFKIRTIELDGKKIKLQIWDTAGQERFRTITTAYYRGAMGIMLVYDITNEKSFDNIRNWIRNIEEHASADVERMVLGNKCDVNDKRQVSKESGEKLALDFGIKFMETSAKANINVENAFLTLARDIKAKMDKKLEGNNPQGSNQGVKITEQPKKSSFFRCMLL